A part of Acropora palmata chromosome 6, jaAcrPala1.3, whole genome shotgun sequence genomic DNA contains:
- the LOC141885207 gene encoding uncharacterized protein LOC141885207: MPENDINGMRPKEDEREYLRKLIAEWNASRMDLFAISEPGEDLEYRGVMRFFFQDAGAKMATKCVRVTSVETAEDVTNVLVEKFRPDMKMLTNPNYSLYEVHPNGDSRKLSKEEKPLVVQLSWLEDDREGRFLLKSDSEALVTTNVFNTENDPGQSFKRRLSKREKKELKKKKEEDAKKAKILGPPSPTKSSDDSAIAQTLYNELPETSFTRSISNPEIVMKMRRQRKLEQKLKEFQSSEGVADSGGTLKIFAETLKPEIPYKTLLVSMRDPTTYVVKEALEKYKMEKENPEEYCLVMVNIPPEGANGTNVLGKERIVHDEDNPLAIAATWPKNQGHVVFHLRRRANMPQYRKQKRRSKSPSRVPQDKTPEKGVGERLANNPFPEHLLPYLRELTSDGHELDYRGNEHRLPMEVTEVGSEKSMSSGGSYLELFAPYILPRHCVITNMDGIVSVTPTSGDAEVYVDGKRIYESTRLNHGSTIKFGRLHTYKFGDPAYEENSNIPGSPGREESVSSDSDSQRRRESRSGPRGMNREYEQNNHESGMFETTFGVDGEVETYTNEKARQDLSPRSMSSQPDDGMGDKLPARLEFRESGEDAFFAAVISEVNGDRVHFKLAPTYTLYMCCRYRTSPAYREEISRQERSERLTHTVQKIANMVRSTVEENSQFPGSLAFWIANSSELLHFLNQDIDVAPLLKESQQVLYQSVQMSFKHLVQCVEQELRTLMSAFLDITEDADMEDSDVESMLDPDASDGIAGERSFRYGPTGRPIGGDSWLGGRRRHGKPTISEILFTLSSAMSLLRRCRVNATLTIQVFSHLFHYINMWIFNKLVLQPQLGLCTRDWGYRLRRRLGRVESWAQKQGLELAADCHLCRVVQAAQLLQAPKNSHSDLNNISSVCYKLNSMQLRMLLENYRPAPDELDIPRDLIDNVVAVAENTADQLLRNQGQEVILEEDPQPQLQFMLPSDRYSSEVIRGVPSGLREFLKPLEGIGLCRLTIQPASSGLWTVYHTKYNKDNLSEWIRDENHSLQGGDGTPRSPQAPEIMEVSFYKGQGGMGLSIVAAKGAGQDKLGIYIKQVVKGGAAAKDGRLQAGDQLLSVNGESLVGVPQERAAELMVKSGADVTLRIAKQGAIYHGLATLLNQPAQIVTRDPLQNLIVVGNEDLVEASPTIPEQEMQRPPGRWLPPGRSQSLNRWGEEDRGRPTYQGQWEIEEDRRKRDADEERRRIEEQRRQAEEERRLEQEKILAEHERLFREEEKRLAEQRRQAEEQRRLEEERRQEEERRLQEQRRRAEEQRRLEEERRRAEEQKRVEEERRREEERRLEEQRVYAEEQRRIAEARAREERRLAEEQRRLDEERRREEEQRQEEQRRFGEDRRRLEVERKRGEDALKMIGQQQRRQKPSVSRASPQTIQVEVVRPPARAEKERSPLTVKVAEPEMVPQKRNNYYSSPTSAGSLSPKKESPRDKEDNSTDEPPSSPIRIDSRNSRFGRYIMVTQAGSGGAQPERAGESEVNSRENWKSNEREEFSRWQQTEKRSAEERESAFERREREEKERREQEAWRFHLERQRRGQEEIGRPDKQERDPRTEEWERGRVERGRRDRERQEVEREERERIEEERIMNQMQREELIERREREEHLKQLEGEQAQQRNMEQARLRAGNKGSKEYLDKIESLSADEVEREFQRRLEEERKRKEEDGYEEERKADGLVSVTRVKYHAPDKEERMERGRKIDLLLDETMRRDRERKEAERWRQQKGEDEEKLRSDRQQRLSQQLETDREQQRESQRRLREQRDKEQEEWLKEQREKRDQLRMDQEKMRLEKKMQEEEDRNKKRQEIHQRREQEELLRRESEKQKQEQERLLAEEKRNAELRRDIERKKQFEEQRIVKEKEEQLRKQLLEGQQQQEGRTRKPSTEDHVSELKSRATADYERRRKLIDVEVSRQRPEPVSALKNPSLPKPKKQVSFSNVATEISDPTSSYVVGSSAGYTARVTPAPSIKYVNTRAPIDEPDAGRPPILDDDDELPPPPPPPPPPEELLEDDNLPPPPPMKSQQSYDRFSALSNDRSRSLGYSSRVTVTSQGPPEYPPAYSNAGIPLRQPPVTSSSAYPSYVTLPRKPRPVSYPNAFEMNQQGPAMVPTRYGSQENVLDGPGSRPQPPPSYAPKPARLDSAQLNGPENARGRLARMSLTDEEKSESQFVSKKPENLHFRDKLKMFNKESPEEKVRASKWQQEQLSQINGDY, from the exons ATGCCAGAAAACGATATAAACGGCATGCGACCGAAGGAGGACGAACGCGAATATTTGCGAAAGTTGATAGCAGAATGGAACGCGAGCCGTATGGACCTCTTCGCTATAAGCGAGCCAGGCGAA GACTTAGAATACCGTGGGGTGATGaggttttttttccaagatgCAGgagcaaaaatggccaccaagtgCGTTCGTGTTACCAGTGTCGAAACTGCAGAAGATGTCACGAACGTCCTTGTGGAAAAGTTTCGTCCCGACATGAAAATGCTTACGAATCCAAACTACTCTCTTTACGAAGTTCACCCTAACGGAG ACTCAAGGAAACTGTCAAAAGAAGAGAAGCCATTGGTTGTTCAGCTCTCTTGGTTGGAAGATGACAGAGAAGGGAGGTTTTTGCTGAAAAGTGACTCTGAAGCTCTTGTAACCACAAATGTGTTTAACACTGAGAATGACCCTGGGCAAAGTTTTAAAAGGAGATTGTCAAAGagggaaaagaaagaactgaaaaagaagaaggaggaaGATGCTAAAAAGGCTAAAATACTTGGTCCGCCTTCACCCACAAAATCAAGCGATGATTCTGCAATTGCTCAAACACTATACAATGAACTACCTGAAACTAGCTTCACAAGGAGCATTTCAAATCCTGAAATTGTCATGAAAATGCGTCGGCAAAGAAAGCTGGAACAGAAGTTGAAGGAATTCCAAAGTAGTGAGGGAGTTGCTGATAGTGGAGGTACACTGAAAATCTTTGCAGAAACTTTAAAACCTGAGATACCGTACAAGACTCTTCTTGTTTCAATGCGTGATCCAACAACCTATGTGGTGAAAGAAGCGTTGGAAAAATACAAGATGGAGAAAGAAAATCCTGAAGAGTACTGCCTTGTTATGGTTAATATACCACCAGAAGGTGCAAATGGAACTAATGTTCTTGGTAAAGAAAGGATTGTCCACGATGAGGATAATCCACTGGCCATCGCTGCCACGTGGCCTAAGAATCAAGGTCATGTGGTTTTCCATTTGCGGCGCAGGGCAAACATGCCCCAGTACAGAAAGCAGAAGAGAAGATCAAAGTCTCCCTCAAGGGTACCCCAGGACAAAACCCCAGAGAAAGGAGTTGGAGAAAGACTTGCAAATAATCCATTTCCTGAACATCTCCTCCCATATTTAAGGGAGTTGACATCTGATGGCCATGAACTAGATTACAGGGGTAATGAGCATAGGTTACCTATGGAGGTGACAGAGGTTGGTAGTGAGAAATCAATGTCTTCTGGAGGCAGCTACCTGGAATTATTTGCACCTTATATCCTTCCACGCCACTGTGTTATTACCAATATGGATGGCATTGTCTCAGTCACACCCACATCAGGTGATGCTGAAGTTTACGTTGATGGAAAAAGGATTTATGAATCGACAAGACTTAACCATGGCAGCACAATCAAGTTTGGGAGACTTCATACTTATAAGTTTGGAGACCCAGCTTATGAAGAGAATAGCAATATTCCAGGTTCGCCAGGTCGAGAGGAGAGTGTTAGCAGTGACAGTGATTCACAGAGGAGAAGAGAGTCCAG ATCTGGACCAAGAGGAATGAACAGAGAATATGAGCAGAATAATCATGAAAGTGGGATGTTTGAGACTACATTTGGTGTTGATGGTGAAGTGGAAACATACACCAATGAAAAAGCG aGACAGGATCTGTCCCCTCGTTCGATGAGTTCTCAACCTGATGATGGAATGGGTGACAAGCTTCCAGCAAGGTTGGAGTTTCGTGAATCTGGCGAAGATGCTTTTTTTGCTGCAGTCATAAGCGAGGTCAATGGAGACAGGGTTCATTTCAAACTTGCTCCAACTTACACGCTCTACATGTGCTGCCGCTACCGCACGTCACCTGCTTATAGGGAGGAAATTTCAAGACAAGAGCGCAGTGAACGGTTAACTCACACTGTTCAGAAAATAGCCAATATGGTGCGCTCTACAGTGGAG GAAAACAGCCAGTTTCCTGGAAGTTTAGCTTTTTGGATAGCAAATTCATCCGAGCTGTTGCATTTCCTTAACCAAGACATTGATGTAGCACcgcttttgaaagaaagccAGCAGGTATTGTACCAGTCGGTTCAGATGTCCTTCAAACACCTTGTGCAGTGTGTGGAACAGGAACTACGAACACTGATGTCTGCATTTCTGGATATCACGGAGGATGCCGACATGGAGGACAGTGATGTGGAATCCATGTTGGATCCTGATGCTTCAGATGGCATAGCTGGGGAGCGCAGTTTCAGATACGGTCCCACTGGAAGGCCCATCGGTGGAGACAGTTGGCTTG GTGGTCGAAGACGGCATGGCAAGCCCACCATATCAGAGATCCTATTTACCTTGTCATCTGCTATGTCATTGTTACGACGTTGCAGAGTCAATGCCACCCTTACCATCCAAGTTTTCTCTCATTTGTTCCACTACATTAACATGTGGATATTCAACAAACTGGTCCTTCAGCCTCAGTTAGGTCTTTGCACAAGAGACTGGGGATACCGACTGAGAAGGAGACTGGGACGGGTGGAGTCCTGGGCCCAGAAGCAGGGACTTGAACTGGCAGCCGACTGTCACTTGTGTCGTGTTGTGCAG GCTGCTCAATTGTTACAGGCACCCAAGAATTCACACAGTGACCTCAACAACATATCATCTGTTTGTTACAAGCTGAACTCAATGCAGCTTCGCATGCTGCTGGAAAATTATCGCCCAGCACCTGATGAACTTGACATACCTAG GGATTTGATTGACAATGTTGTGGCAGTTGCTGAAAACACAGCAGATCAGCTCCTTCGTAACCAGGGTCAGGAGGTGATACTCGAAGAAGACCCTCAGCCTCAGCTCCAATTCATGCTTCCTAGTGATAGGTACTCAAGTGAAGTGATCCGTGGAGTTCCTTCTGGTCTGAGAGAATTTTTGAAGCCTCTAGAAGGAATTG GTCTTTGCCGGTTGACCATCCAGCCAGCCTCTTCTGGTTTGTGGACTGTATATCACACAAAGTACAATAAAGATAATTTGTCAG AATGGATAAGAGATGAGAATCACTCCTTGCAAG GTGGTGATGGTACTCCAAGATCTCCTCAG GCCCCTGAAATAATGGAAGTTTCATTCTACAAAGGACAAGGGGGAATGGGCCTTAGCATTGTAGCTGCAAAG GGAGCTGGACAAGATAAACTGGGAATTTACATCAAACAGGTTGTGAAAGGTGGTGCAGCCGCTAAA GATGGACGCTTGCAAGCTGGAGACCAGCTTTTGTCTGTGAATGGGGAAAGCTTGGTTGGCGTTCCACAGGAGAG GGCTGCAGAGTTGATGGTGAAATCCGGGGCCGATGTGACGTTGCGAATCGCTAAACAAGGAGCCATATATCATGGCCTGGCAACTTTGCTTAATCAACCTGCCCAGATTGTCACAAGAG ACCCTCTACAGAATCTCATTGTAGTGGGAAACGAAGACCTTGTTGAAGCTTCACCCACAATCCCTGAGCAGGAGATGCAACGACCACCCGGGCGCTGGTTACCACCGGGTCGCAGTCAGTCACTCAACAGGTGGGGCGAGGAGGACAGAGGGAGACCGACCTATCAAGGTCAGTGGGAGATAGAGGAAGACAGACGAAAAAGGGATGCTGATGAGGAGAGAAGGCGAATTGAGGAGCAGAGGCGTCAAGCTGAAGAAGAGCGGCGTTTGGAACAAGAGAAGATTCTAGCGGAGCATGAGAGGCTCTTtcgagaagaagaaaaaaggctCGCGGAACAGCGAAGGCAGGCTGAAGAACAGAGGCGGCTGGAAGAGGAAAGAAGACAGGAAGAGGAGAGGCGTCTTCAAGAACAAAGAAGGCGTGCCGAAGAACAGCGAAGGTTGGAGGAAGAACGAAGGCGGGCTGAAGAGCAGAAAAGAGTGGAAGAGGAGCGTCGGCGCGAAGAAGAACGGAGACTTGAGGAGCAACGTGTGTACGCAGAAGAACAACGGAGAATCGCAGAAGCTCGTGCTCGCGAAGAGAGACGACTGGCCGAGGAACAGCGACGATTGGACGAAGAACGCCGAAGAGAGGAGGAACAAAGACAAGAGGAACAGCGTCGCTTCGGCGAAGATCGGCGTAGGCTTGAAGTGGAACGGAAACGTGGAGAGGACGCGCTTAAGATGATTGGACAACAACAGCGTCGCCAGAAGCCGTCAGTTTCACGTGCCTCGCCCCAGACTATTCAGGTTGAAGTCGTTCGCCCTCCGGCGCGagctgaaaaagaaaggtcaCCGCTGACCGTGAAAGTGGCGGAACCAGAAATGGTCCCCCAGAAACGCAACAATTATTACAGTTCACCAACGTCTGCTGGCTCGTTGTCTCCAAAGAAAGAGTCGCCTCGAGATAAAGAG GATAACTCAACTGACGAGCCTCCTTCAAGTCCCATTCGCATTGACAGTCGAAATTCACGCTTTGGTCGGTACATTATGGTCACTCAGGCAGGCTCTGGCGGTGCGCAACCCGAGCGAGCTGGGGAGAGCGAAGTAAACAGTAGAGAAAACTGGAAATCGAACGAAAGAGAAGAATTTTCTCGCTGGCAGCAAACGGAAAAGAGATCAGCAGAGGAAAGAGAAAGTGCTTTCGAGCGAAGAGAGCGTGAGGAGAAGGAACGGCGAGAACAAGAGGCGTGGAGGTTCCATCTTGAAAGACAGAGGAGAGGTCAAGAGGAGATTGGCAGACCTGATAAACAGGAACGAGATCCGAGAACTGAGGAGTGGGAGCGTGGACGCGTGGAACGTGGGCGTCGCGACAGAGAACGTCAAGAAGTCGAGCGCGAAGAACGCGAACGCATTGAAGAAGAGCGGATCATGAATCAAATGCAGAGAGAGGAATTGATCGAGCGAAGGGAACGAGAGGAGCACTTGAAACAGCTGGAGGGGGAACAAGCACAGCAGCGAAACATGGAACAAGCACGACTCAGAGCAGGAAACAAGGGAAGTAAAGAGTATTTGGACAAGATCGAGTCGCTGTCGGCGGATGAGGTCGAGCGTGAATTTCAGAGGCGTCTtgaggaagaaagaaagaggaagGAAGAAGATGGTTATGAAGAG GAACGGAAAGCGGATGGACTGGTGTCAGTGACTCGAGTGAAGTACCATGCACCAGACAAGGAAGAAAGAATGGAGAGGGGGCGCAAAATCGACTTGTTATTGGATGAGACAATGCGACGAGATAGGGAAAGGAAAGAAGCCGAGAGATGGCGGCAACAGAAGGGTGAAGACGAGGAGAAGCTTCGAAG tGACAGACAACAGCGCCTGAGTCAGCAGCTGGAAACGGACCGCGAGCAACAACGAGAGAGTCAGCGGCGTTTGCGGGAACAGCGCGACAAGGAACAAGAGGAATGGCTGAAAGAGCAGCGGGAAAAGCGAGATCAACTGAGAATGGATCAGGAGAAAATGCGACTGGAGAAGAAGATGCAAGAGGAGGAAGATCGAAATAAAAAGCGACAAGAGATACATCAGCGCCGTGAGCAGGAAGAGCTATTGCGACGGGAATccgaaaaacaaaagcaagaacaAGAGCGACTTCTGGCTGAAGAAAAACGCAACGCTGAGCTAAGGCGAGACATCGAACGGAAGAAGCAATTTGAGGAGCAGAGAATCGTCAAGGAGAAGGAGGAGCAGTTGCGCAAGCAGCTACTTGAAGGTCAACAGCAGCAAGAAGGAAGAACGCGCAAACCTTCCACCGAGGATCATGTAAGTGAATTGAAGAGTCGCGCGACCGCCGATTACGAACGAAGGCGAAAACTGATCGACGTAGAGGTCAGTCGGCAACGTCCGGAACCCGTGTCAGCCCTTAAGAATCCAAGTCTGCCCAAACCAAAGAAGCAAGTGTCCTTTTCGAATGTTGCAACAGAGATCAGCGACCCAACTTCTTCCTATGTCGTCGGGTCTTCAGCTGGTTACACTGCACGAGTAACTCCGGCCCCCAGCATCAAATACGTTAACACACGAGCGCCTATCGATGAGCCGGATGCTGGGAGACCACCCATCCTCGACGATGACGACGAGCTACCACcacctcctcctcctcctcctccacCTGAGGAGTTGCTGGAAGACGACAACCTCCCACCGCCGCCGCCCATGAAATCACAGCAAAGCTACGACCGGTTCTCTGCCCTCAGTAACGACAGATCTCGCAGTTTAGGATATTCTTCTCGGGTCACTGTTACATCCCAGGGGCCACCAGAGTATCCTCCGGCTTATTCTAATGCGGGAATTCCTCTTCGTCAGCCCCCAGTTACGTCATCCTCGGCTTACCCGAGCTACGTCACTTTACCAAGGAAACCCCGCCCTGTGTCATATCCGAATGCTTTTGAGATGAATCAACAGGGCCCTGCCATGGTCCCAACAAGATACGGATCACAAGAGAATGTTCTGGATGGACCGGGATCCCGTCCACAACCTCCTCCTTCTTACGCTCCAAAACCCGCGCGACTGGATAGCGCTCAGTTGAATGGACCCGAAAATGCACGCGGCCGATTGGCCAGGATGTCCCTCACGGATGAGGAGAAATCAGAAAGTCAGTTTGTTTCTAAGAAACCCGAGAACCTTCACTTCAGAGACAAACTCAAAATGTTTAACAAAGAGTCACCAGAGGAAAAAGTGAGGGCTTCGAAATGGCAGCAGGAGCAGTTGTCGCAAATAAATGGGGATTATTAA
- the LOC141883985 gene encoding serine/arginine-rich splicing factor 5-like: MSRGGTRVYFGRLPRDTRERDLERFVRGFGRIREVSIKLGYGFVEFDDPRDADDCVYDLNGRELLGERVLVEHAKNPSRTMDYGYRSSAPSSNSRPQRRGRTPPLRTEHRLAVENLSSRINWQDLKEYISKAGEVTFADAHKRRQGEGVVEFASKEDMKNALKKLDDTELNGRRIRLKIEKVKAFSSRRSRSRSRSKSPKRRKRSHSRSRSRSKSRSKSPKKRHRSTSRSRSHSKSRKSRSPSKEKERSRSKSADEEEEEKESPSKSPEKEEQEEEMDGEVDGEGDGDADADADAEAEGEGEVEAEAEGSPEGVNGEEENGDADQELEVDDEVEE, from the exons ATGTCTCGCGGTGGTACACGAGTTTACTTTGGAAGACTTCCTAGAGATACAAGAGAAAGAGATTTGGAGCGATTCGTCCGTGGGTTCGGTAGAATTCGCGAAGTTAGCATCAAACTTGGATATGGTTTTGTG GAATTTGATGATCCAAGAGATGCTGACGACTGTGTTTATGATTTGAATGGAAGAGAACTTTTGGGAGAGAG AGTTTTAGTtgaacatgcaaaaaatccgTCGAGGACCATGGATTATGGCTACAGAAGCAGTGCTCCTTCCAG CAACAGCAGACCACAAAGAAGAGGCCGTACCCCTCCGCTGAGGACAGAGCATAGGCTTGCTGTTGAAAATCTTTCCTCTCGCATCAACTGGCAG gaTTTGAAAGAGTACATTTCCAAAGCGGGAGAAGTCACCTTTGCAGATGCGCACAAAAGGAGACAGGGTGAAGG GGTTGTTGAGTTTGCCAGCAAGGAAGACATGAAGAATGCTCTGAAAAAACTTGATGATACAGAATTGAATGGCAGACGCATTCGCCTTAAAATT GAAAAGGTCAAGGCGTTCTCCTCGCGTCGTTCGCGAAGCCGCAGTAGATCCAAGTCCCCGAAGCGCAGAAAGAG GAGCCACTCCCGTTCCCGCAGCCGAAGCAAGTCTCGGTCCAAATCCCCCAAGAAGCGCCACCGTTCTACATCCCGTTCACGATCCCACTCCAAATCCCGCAAGTCCAGGTCTCCatccaaagaaaaagagcgatcaaGATCGAAATCTGCGgatgaagaggaagaagagaaGGAGTCGCCCTCCAAGAGCCCCGAGAAGGAGGAGCAAGAAGAGGAAATGGATGGTGAAGTGGACGGTGAGGGCGATGGAGATGCCGATGCTGATGCTGATGCGGAAGCTGAAGGCGAAGGCGAAGTCGAAGCGGAGGCTGAAGGAAGCCCAGAGGGAGTCAACGGAGAGGAAGAAAACGGCGACGCTGACCAAGAACTGGAGGTGGACGATGAAGTCGAAGAATGA